A single region of the Streptomyces sp. NBC_00236 genome encodes:
- a CDS encoding LacI family DNA-binding transcriptional regulator yields MARVAGIKDVARQAGVSVGTVSNVINRPEAVLPETRARVLAAIEELGYVRSESARQLRAGRSRIMALLVLDMGNPFFVDVARGAERAARQAGLGVMVCNSGQSPAEEAEYLGMFAEQRVCGVLVTPADATGRNLDSFSRHRIPYVLVDRVASGTGSCAVSVDDVRGGALAVGHLVSAGHHSVAYVSGPGDLHQIRDRREGALSALAEAGLPPGALVEIPSDRLDVAAGRDAGARLLGLVPRPTAVFCANDLLALGVLQALYAAGVRVPQDIAIVGYDDIEFAAAAAVPLTSVRQPAVVMGRMAAELLLEEADDEGGTHEHRSVVLQPELVVRASSSTPR; encoded by the coding sequence GTGGCGCGTGTGGCAGGCATCAAGGATGTGGCCCGGCAGGCCGGGGTCTCCGTGGGGACGGTCTCCAATGTGATCAACCGCCCCGAGGCCGTGCTGCCCGAGACCCGGGCCCGGGTGCTGGCCGCGATCGAGGAGCTCGGATACGTCCGCAGCGAGTCGGCCCGCCAGCTCAGGGCCGGCCGCAGCCGGATCATGGCGCTCCTCGTCCTGGACATGGGCAACCCCTTCTTCGTGGACGTGGCCCGTGGCGCCGAACGCGCCGCCCGTCAGGCAGGTCTCGGCGTCATGGTCTGCAACAGCGGCCAGAGTCCCGCCGAGGAGGCCGAATACCTCGGTATGTTCGCGGAACAGCGCGTCTGCGGCGTACTGGTCACCCCGGCCGACGCCACCGGCCGCAACCTCGACTCCTTCAGCCGTCACCGGATTCCCTACGTCCTGGTGGACCGGGTCGCCTCCGGCACGGGCAGCTGCGCGGTCTCCGTCGACGACGTGCGCGGCGGCGCCCTGGCCGTCGGCCATCTGGTCTCGGCCGGGCACCACTCGGTGGCGTACGTCAGCGGACCCGGCGACCTGCACCAGATCAGGGACCGTCGCGAGGGCGCGCTGTCCGCGCTCGCCGAGGCCGGGCTGCCGCCCGGGGCGCTCGTCGAGATCCCCTCCGACCGCCTCGACGTCGCGGCGGGCCGGGACGCCGGAGCCCGGCTGCTCGGGCTCGTCCCCCGCCCCACCGCCGTGTTCTGCGCCAACGACCTGCTCGCCCTGGGCGTGCTCCAGGCCCTGTACGCGGCAGGGGTGCGGGTCCCGCAGGACATCGCCATCGTCGGGTACGACGACATCGAGTTCGCCGCCGCCGCTGCCGTGCCGCTCACCTCGGTCCGCCAGCCGGCGGTCGTGATGGGCCGGATGGCCGCCGAGCTCCTGCTGGAGGAGGCGGACGACGAGGGTGGCACCCACGAGCACCGCAGCGTCGTGCTCCAGCCGGAACTCGTCGTGCGCGCATCCAGCTCCACCCCGCGCTGA